TCGGCGGCTATGCCGAGGTGTTCCAGCGCAACGTGCTCGCCTCGGGCGTCGTGCCGCAGATCAGCCTGATCATGGGCCCCTGCGCGGGCGGCGCGGTGTACAGCCCCGCGATGACCGACTTCATCTTCATGGTGAAGGATAGCTCGTACATGTTCGTCACCGGTCCCGACGTCGTGAAGACCGTGACCAACGAGGTTGTGACGCAGGAAGAGCTCGGCGGTGCGATCACGCACACGACGAAGAGCTCGGTCGCCGATCTCGCGTTCGAAAATGATATCGAGGCGCTGCTCGCGGCGCGCGATTTCTTCGACTATCTGCCCGAAAACAACCGCAGCGGCGTTCCGGTGCGCCCGACGAGCGATCCCTATGACCGCACCGATACGAGCCTCGACACGCTGATCCCGCCCAATGCGAACCAGCCGTACGACATGCACGAGCTGATCCGGAAGACCGTCGACGAGGGCGATTTCTTCGAGGTGCAGCCGGCGCATGCCGCGAACATCATCTGCGGCTTCGGACGCATCGAAGGGCGCACGATCGGCATCGTCGCGAACCAGCCGATGGTGCTCGCGGGCGTGCTCGACATCAATTCGTCGAAGAAGGCCGCGCGCTTCGTCCGCTTCTGCGACGCGTTCGAAATCCCGATCATTACCTTCGTCGACGTCCCCGGCTTCCTGCCCGGCACCGCGCAGGAATATAACGGCATCATCAAGCATGGCGCGAAGTTGCTCTTCGCCTATGCCGAGGCGACGGTGCCCAAGATCACGGTGATCACGCGCAAGGCCTATGGCGGCGCCTATGACGTGATGGCGTCGAAGCATCTGCGCGGCGACCTCAACTACGCCTGGCCGACCGCCGAGATCGCGGTGATGGGCGCGAAGGGCGCGGTGGAGATCATCTTCCGCAGCGACATCGGCGACCCCGAAAAGATCGCGCAGCGCACGAAGGAATATGAGGACCGTTTTGCGAACCCGTTCGTCGCGGCCTCGCGCGGCTATATCGACGAGGTCATCCACCCGCACAGCACGCGCAAACGGATTGCACTGGGACTGAGGAAGCTCAGGAACAAGAGCCTCGAAAATCCGTGGAAGAAGCACGACAATATTCCGTTGTAAGGATCTATTAGCATGGCGACATATCAAGCGTTGATCGAATGGGAGGCGTCGCCTTCGGACGATGTTGCGGGCGGCAAATACAGCCGCGGCCATCGCTGGACATTCGATGAGGGCATCACCGTTCCGGCATCATCGTCGAAACATGTCGTGCCGCTCCCCTGGTCGGTCGAAGCCGCCGTGGACCCGGAAGAGGCGCTCGTCGCGTCGGCTTCGAGCTGCCACATGCTGACCTTTCTGTACATCGCGACAAAGGCCGGATTTCCGGTTCGATCCTATCGCGATGCCGCCGTCGGAACGATGGCCAAGGGCGAGGACGGCCGGGTCCAAATTACGCGGGTCGAGCTTTTTCCCGAAATCGAGTGGGAGGGATCGGCTCCCGATGCGGACACCTTGAACCGTCTGCACCACGACGCCCACGACCAGTGCTTCATCGCCAACAGCGTCAAATTTCCTATCGAGGTGATGACATGAAACTCGGCCGCCTGAACCATATCGGCGTCGCGACACCGTCGATCGCCGACAGCATCATTTTCTATCGCAACGTCATGGGCGCGACGCAGATCCATGAGCCGTTCGACCTGCCCGAACAGGGGGTGAAAGTCTGCTTCGTCGACACGCCGACCGACACGGGACTGAACGGCACACAAATCGAGCTGATCGAACCATTGCCGGGCAATGCATCGATCGCGGCCTTCCTGCAAAAGAACCCCGCAGGGGGGCAGCATCATCTGTGTTACGAAGTGCCCGACATCCACGCGGCCAAGGCCGAGTTCGAGGCGCTGGGCAAGCGCGTGCTCGGCGAGCCGCGCATCGGCGCGCACGGGACATTGATCTTCTTCGTCCACCCCAAGGATATGGGCGGGGTGCTGACCGAGATTATGGAGACGCCGAAGGCGGCGCACTGACCTGTGATCCCCGGCGCAAGCCGGGGCCCACTACTTCTGGACCCCGGCTTTCGCCGGGGAACGCAAAACGAGACTGCATATGACCGACAAGCCGACCATCGACCAATGGGCCGCCGCCGCCGACAAGGAGGTGAAGGGCAAGGACCTCACCTGGGCGACGCCCGAGGGGATCGACGTCAAGCCGCTCTATACCGCCGAGGACGTGCAGACCGACCCGGGCCTGCCCGGTTTCGCGCCCTTCACGCGCGGCGTGCGCGCGTCGATGTATGCGGGCCGGCCCTGGACGATCCGGCAATATGCGGGCTTTTCGACCGCCGAGGAATCGAACGCCTTCTATCGCCGCAATCTCGCCGCGGGACAGAAAGGCCTGTCGGTCGCCTTCGATCTCGCGACGCACCGCGGCTATGACAGCGACCATCCGCGCGTCGTCGGCGACGTAGGCAAGGCGGGCGTCGCGATCGACAGCGTCGAGGATATGAAGATCCTGTTCGACGGCATCCCGCTCGACCAGATGTCGGTTTCGATGACGATGAACGGCGCGGTGATCCCGATCCTCGCCTTTTTCATCGTCGCGGGCGAAGAGCAGGGCGTCGACCGCAAGCTGCTCGACGGAACCATCCAGAACGACATCCTCAAGGAGTTCATGGTCCGCAATACGTACATTTATCCGCCCGAGCCGAGCATGCGGATCATCTCGGACATTTTCGGCTACACGAGCCGCGAGATGCCGAAATTCAACAGCATCTCGATTTCGGGCTACCATATGCAGGAAGCCGGCGCGACGCAGGTGCAGGAGCTCGCCTTCACCATCGCCGACGGCGCCGAATATGTGCGCTACGGCGTCGCGTCTGGGCTCGACATCGACAAGTTCGCGGGGCGTCTATCCTTCTTCTTCGCGATCGGCATGAACTTCTTCATGGAGATCGCGAAGCTCCGCGCCGCGCGCGTGCTGTGGCACCGCGTGATGACCAACCTCGGCGCCAAGGACGAACGCAGCAAGATGCTGCGCACGCATTGCCAGACCTCAGGCGTCTCGCTGACCGAGCAGGACCCGTACAACAATGTGATGCGCACGACGATCGAGGCGATGGCGGCGATGCTAGGCGGGACGCAGAGTCTCCACACCAACGCGCTCGACGAAGCGATCGCGCTGCCGACCGATTTCTCGGCGCGCATCGCGCGCAACACGCAGATCGTCATTCAGGAAGAGACGGGGATGACCAAGGTCGTCGACCCGCTCGGCGGCTCTTACTATGTCGAGGCGCTGACGCAGGAACTCGTCGACAAGGCGTGGGAGATCATCGAGCGCGTCGAAAAGGAAGGCGGCATGGCGAAGGCCGTCGCCGCGGGCTGGCCCAAAGCGATGATCGAGACCGCCGCCGCGGCGCGCCAGGCGCGCGTCGACCGCGGCGACGATGTGATCGTCGGGGTGAACAAATATCGCCTGAAGGACGAGGACCTGCTCGAAACGCTCGAGGTCGATAACGCCAAGGTGCGCGAAGGGCAGATCGCACGGATCAACCGCATCAAGGCGAGCCGCAACGAGGCGGCATGTGCCGCGGCGCTGAAGGCGCTGCGCGACGGCGCGGCGCAGCCTTCGAGCATAGAGAACAACCTCCTCGCGCTCGCGGTCGAGGCCGCCCGCGCCCGCGCGACGCTCGGCGAAATTTCGTCGGCGATGGAGGAGAGCTTCGACCGCTACGGCACCCAGCCGACCCCGGTGAAGGGCGTCTATGCTGCGCCCTATGAGGGCGACAGCCGCTGGCAGCAGGTGCTCGACGGCGTGAAGGCAGTCGAACGCCGCATGGGGCGCAAACCGAAGCTGCTCGTCGCCAAGATGGGGCAGGATGGGCACGACCGCGGCGCGAACGTCATCGCGTCGGCGTTCGGCGACATGGGCTTCGACGTTGTTTCGGGCCCACTGTTCCAGACCCCCGACGAGACGGTCGTACTGGCACTGGAAAGCGGCGTCGATGTCGTCGGCGCATCGAGCCTCGCCGCCGGCCACAAGACCTTGATCCCCGAACTGATCGGCAAATTGAAGGAAGCCGGGCGCGGCGACATCAAGGTGATCGCGGGCGGCGTCATCCCGCCGCAGGACTATCAATATCTCCGCGACGCGGGCGTGCAGGGCATCTATGGGCCCGGCAGCAATGTGGTCGAATGCGCCGCCGACGTGCTGCGCCTGCTCGGCCACAATATGCCGCCGCTGGAGGATGCCGCTTGAACCCTTCGCTTCGCCTGATGATCGCCGGACTTGGCGCCGTCGCGGCCGTTGCTGCGCACGCCGAGTCCGCGAGCCGCCCGAGCGAATTCCGCAAGGATGTCGCCGTCGAGTGGATCTACCGGCAGCAGATCGACGACGTCTATTTCACCAACTGGTACGGCCGCCTCGAAAAGACCGACGGCCCCTGGCGCGACATCTATTTCGAGACGAGCGACAAATATGTGAACAAGGGGCTGGTTCGGCTCAACTGCGACGATCCCGAAGCCGATATCGCCTTCACGCTCTACGGCGTCGGCGAATATGGCGATGCCGAAACCGGGCGGCAGGTAACGATCAGCTATGGCGACCGCCGGCCATGGGCGGACGGCAATTATCAGGACATGTTCGGCGAAACGCCGACGATCGAATTTTACGGCGCCGCGCTCGAGCGCTTCTGCAAATAACATCAAAGGGCCGATAATCCATGAACCTCTCCCAACCTGCAATGCAAGACGATCAACCGCGCACCGACTGGACGCGCGAGGAGATCGCCGAGCTGTTCGACCTGCCGTTCGACGAACTGATGTGGGAGGCGCAGGGCGTCCACCGCCGTCACCATGCGCATGGACAAGTC
This window of the Sphingopyxis sp. CCNWLW2 genome carries:
- a CDS encoding acyl-CoA carboxylase subunit beta, coding for MSANIAEMERRRAAAALGGGQKRIDAQHAKGKLTARERLDVLLDEGSFEELDTYVEHNCTDFGMQDQVVPGDGVVTGSGTINGRLVYVFSQDFTVFGGSLSERHAEKIMKVMDNAMKVGAPVIGLNDSGGARIQEGVASLGGYAEVFQRNVLASGVVPQISLIMGPCAGGAVYSPAMTDFIFMVKDSSYMFVTGPDVVKTVTNEVVTQEELGGAITHTTKSSVADLAFENDIEALLAARDFFDYLPENNRSGVPVRPTSDPYDRTDTSLDTLIPPNANQPYDMHELIRKTVDEGDFFEVQPAHAANIICGFGRIEGRTIGIVANQPMVLAGVLDINSSKKAARFVRFCDAFEIPIITFVDVPGFLPGTAQEYNGIIKHGAKLLFAYAEATVPKITVITRKAYGGAYDVMASKHLRGDLNYAWPTAEIAVMGAKGAVEIIFRSDIGDPEKIAQRTKEYEDRFANPFVAASRGYIDEVIHPHSTRKRIALGLRKLRNKSLENPWKKHDNIPL
- a CDS encoding OsmC family protein, which codes for MATYQALIEWEASPSDDVAGGKYSRGHRWTFDEGITVPASSSKHVVPLPWSVEAAVDPEEALVASASSCHMLTFLYIATKAGFPVRSYRDAAVGTMAKGEDGRVQITRVELFPEIEWEGSAPDADTLNRLHHDAHDQCFIANSVKFPIEVMT
- the mce gene encoding methylmalonyl-CoA epimerase — its product is MKLGRLNHIGVATPSIADSIIFYRNVMGATQIHEPFDLPEQGVKVCFVDTPTDTGLNGTQIELIEPLPGNASIAAFLQKNPAGGQHHLCYEVPDIHAAKAEFEALGKRVLGEPRIGAHGTLIFFVHPKDMGGVLTEIMETPKAAH
- the scpA gene encoding methylmalonyl-CoA mutase → MTDKPTIDQWAAAADKEVKGKDLTWATPEGIDVKPLYTAEDVQTDPGLPGFAPFTRGVRASMYAGRPWTIRQYAGFSTAEESNAFYRRNLAAGQKGLSVAFDLATHRGYDSDHPRVVGDVGKAGVAIDSVEDMKILFDGIPLDQMSVSMTMNGAVIPILAFFIVAGEEQGVDRKLLDGTIQNDILKEFMVRNTYIYPPEPSMRIISDIFGYTSREMPKFNSISISGYHMQEAGATQVQELAFTIADGAEYVRYGVASGLDIDKFAGRLSFFFAIGMNFFMEIAKLRAARVLWHRVMTNLGAKDERSKMLRTHCQTSGVSLTEQDPYNNVMRTTIEAMAAMLGGTQSLHTNALDEAIALPTDFSARIARNTQIVIQEETGMTKVVDPLGGSYYVEALTQELVDKAWEIIERVEKEGGMAKAVAAGWPKAMIETAAAARQARVDRGDDVIVGVNKYRLKDEDLLETLEVDNAKVREGQIARINRIKASRNEAACAAALKALRDGAAQPSSIENNLLALAVEAARARATLGEISSAMEESFDRYGTQPTPVKGVYAAPYEGDSRWQQVLDGVKAVERRMGRKPKLLVAKMGQDGHDRGANVIASAFGDMGFDVVSGPLFQTPDETVVLALESGVDVVGASSLAAGHKTLIPELIGKLKEAGRGDIKVIAGGVIPPQDYQYLRDAGVQGIYGPGSNVVECAADVLRLLGHNMPPLEDAA